From the Paraflavitalea soli genome, the window TGCCGGGTGGCCCCGTGGCATCAGGGAATTGGAGTCCGAAAGATTTATGCTCAATGCACATGGCACACTGTATGAAGTAGGACGCGAATCAGGTTATATAGCTATACGGCCCATCACTACACACAAAAAGAAGATGGTGGATTATTGCACCTGGCGGGGCTTGCTGGTGATCAGCGGCACAAAAAACAATGCTCAACCAGACGGACATTATTTCCAGGATGCAGCTCATACCAATGGGTTGTGGTTTGGGGCTATCGACGACCTGTGGAAACTGGGTAAACCGGTTGGAGAAGGAGGCTTATGGAAAAATGCTATTGTGAAGGCCAATACCCCATCCCTGCCCTTCCTGATGACCGGGTATGATAAGAAAAGCATTTCCCTGACAGCTGATCAGGACCTTACCGTCACACTGGAAGTGAATACAGATCTTTCGGGATGGCATACTTATAAGGAGATCAAAGTGCCGGCAGGCAAAACCATTCAACATGTATTCCCCGATGGCTTCAGCGCCCATTGGATCAGGGCGAAGACCAACAGGAATGGCAAGGTCACAGCTTGGCTGAAATACGAATAAGGCCCCAGGCCTGCAATAAATAACCGGGAGCCGGGCGTTGGTTTGCCAATGCCCGGCTTCGTATTTTGTAAGTTGATCAGGCGCTTTTATTTACTGGTAGTTTCTATATACCGGTCAAATGACCAGCGGCCATTGCCCGCCACCAGGAAGTAGCACAACAACAGCAATACCACAATAGCCAGCAAAACTTGCGCAAACGGAGTCCATAGCCCGTTGGCCGAACCTCCAAAGAAGATAGCGCCGATGAGGATGGGTATATTAATAAGACAGGCAAAACGGGTGAGCATGCCCAGCACCAGCAATACGCCGCCCAGTAAATGGGCAAATACAATGAGGTGACCCAGGGAGAGCAGCCAGAAAGAACCCGAGGATACATAATTTGCAATGCGCCCCAGCTCGGCGCTCATGTTCTCCAAAAAAACAATTCCTCTGTAGCAAAGGAAAATGCCTAATGCTACACGTACAAGATCTATCCATTTGGGGTGATGTGTTTCACCCCAATGCTCAATGCGATGTAGGAGATTCATATGGCAATGTTTTACGTGATGGAGAAAGAACTGTCTTAAAGTTACGAATATTTCAAATGCTTTGAGAAAAGCTTATACCCGCTCCCGGACCGGCATTGCGCTTATACTTATATACGAAAAAAAACGAAACCCACCTACAGCTGTTTTTGAAACGAAGGTTTGAATTCCGTAACTATTGGATTGAATTTCATAAGGGAGTCGCTGCCGAATAGCTGTACCTTTCATACTACAATTCAAAGAAGTCGTCATGATAAAACTACAAGTCAATAGCAAGAGCTATTCCGTAGAAGCCAGCCCTCAAATGCCCTTACTATGGGTACTGCGTGATATGCTGGGACTTACCGGCACCAAGTTTGGCTGTGGTATGGCCCAGTGCGGCGCCTGTACGGTTCACCTCAACGGCGAAGCGGTACGCTCCTGCGTAACACCTGTTGCCCGGGCCGCTAATCAACAGGTCACTACCATTGAAGGTTTATCCACCGATCTCAGTCATCCCCTGCAACGCGCCTGGCTGGAGGAAGATGTATTGCAATGCGGCTATTGCCAGAGCGGGCAACTCATGTCCGCCGCCGTATTGCTGCGCGAAAAACCCGATCCCACCGATGAAGATATTGACCTGGCCATGAGTGGTAATATCTGCCGCTGTGGCACTTATCCGCGTGTACGCAAAGCCATACACCGCGCCGCCCAATTACAAAAGGAAGGAGGTAAACCATGAGTAACACCCACGATATCAGCCGACGGAAATTCTTGCAGACCACCAGCGTCTTTGCAGGTGGCTTATTGATCCCCTTTTTTGTGCCCGCAGGCGTTAAGCGCATGGGGCTTTTTAATGCCCCGGCAGATGCCAGCGCGATTGCTTTTGCACCCAATGCC encodes:
- a CDS encoding DoxX family membrane protein; amino-acid sequence: MNLLHRIEHWGETHHPKWIDLVRVALGIFLCYRGIVFLENMSAELGRIANYVSSGSFWLLSLGHLIVFAHLLGGVLLVLGMLTRFACLINIPILIGAIFFGGSANGLWTPFAQVLLAIVVLLLLCYFLVAGNGRWSFDRYIETTSK
- a CDS encoding (2Fe-2S)-binding protein; protein product: MIKLQVNSKSYSVEASPQMPLLWVLRDMLGLTGTKFGCGMAQCGACTVHLNGEAVRSCVTPVARAANQQVTTIEGLSTDLSHPLQRAWLEEDVLQCGYCQSGQLMSAAVLLREKPDPTDEDIDLAMSGNICRCGTYPRVRKAIHRAAQLQKEGGKP